GGGTTAAGCCCAGAGAGAAGCGATATAGGTCCGTATGAACATATGCCTCCAAGGCTCAAATAGTCGAAACATGCTTCTCGCATTTCCTGTCTTGCCGGGTCAGGTGAGGAACAAAATACCTTGTACAAGGCACCGGCCAATGTGTTTATAGTAGATGAAACGGGCTGCAAACAAAACAAGGCACAACACCTATCAGCAAAGTGGAAATCGCAAACAAACGCAATCGGACACATTATACATTTCACATACAAGATAGTGCTTGTTCATCAATATACCTAATGTGACTCTCAATTAGGGTCAAACAATACAACATAACATATCATATTGTCTAgccagaaatttttttattttatttttttttatcgcaTATCTGAGTGATGATTTATACCTTGCGCAACGTGTAGAATGATTCCAGATATTCACACAAAGCTGGTGCATCACTGAGATCAGTTAGGGGTCTAAGAAGATCCCTTAGAAGAACAATGTCTGAAAGAGCCACAGTCATTCCTCCTCCGGTTAAAGGGTGTCTCATGTTGAATGCATCACCCAATAAAATTGCACCAGGAGTGGGAACAGGAGTAGCAGGCATGCTTTTATTTTGCATTGTTCTGATATTTCCCTTCTTGACCGCCGCTAGAAAAGACTTCAAGAGTTGGGGGGGAACCTGAAATACCAAAGTCGTCTGATTAGTTCATTTCAATTGATATATATTTGtcaaaatgaaattgaaattaaCAAGTCAAGTAAGTGATAGATACCTGAGGAGCCACCACAGTTTTCAAGTACTTGGCCATTTCACCGTTAGCTACTGAAGGTACTTTTGTGCCGGCAACATCTACCAAACAACGAACCTCGGTACTACTGATAGGGTAAAATAAGATGGGTGAAGGGTCTCCCAAAATCACATGTCCATGGTTTGCATGTGGAAGTTCACAATTCTCCAAGATCAAACCAACGAAGCAAGAAGGATTGTCAACCTTTGGAGTACAGAGATTGCGGCGGAGATTTGAAAAGCACCCATCGCATACTATTGTCAGTGGAGCATACGATCTCATCTCCTTTCCAGCCCTGTTCTTGTACAACACACCCTTGACGGTGCCCTTTTCTTCAATTAGGGTTGTCACAGTTCCTTGTTCTAGTGTCACACTGTTGAGAAAATTCGAGCGACATGAATAACAATTTAAAAAAGGGaagtttaacgaaaagcacctggtactgttcactttaacgaaaaaccacatttttacactaaaaagtcaatcctggtactattcactttaccctttattttgtccttatattaaaactcaaagttttcaagctcttttcattagttttccttttaaaaaatagtgtataaattaaaacaatcGAAATATCACGAACACAGGGATAAATGGGAATTACTTTTTAAGAGTTGCAACCCTTTCACGCATTTTTTGGATGAAACGCCCGTTATGGAAACTTCTTCCGGCGATATCTGAAGTATAGTTTTCCAAGGGATAAGACAGTTTTGTGTCATTTCTATTTTTGTAAAGAGCATAACCAAACACTTTCTGAGCATCAATGGACTCATTTGCACAGTCTGCATGTCACAAATATAACTTGTTGATCAAAATCGATGAACATAAATTTGGTACTAATTAATCAGTTGGAATAGAAATATGAAAAAAgattaaactaattaaacaaTTTTAAGCAATTGCTTACCCTCAAGACCCAACTCAATCAATTTGAGATAGCCTCCAGGCTGCAACAGCTCACCAACTATTCTGTCTGGCTCACTCAAGTCTCTTTCGATCACATGTACGCGGCGTCCTTCCTGTAACAAGGAAGAGAAACATATGTTTAGACTCAAAAGCTCACATGATTAGCCGAGAAATTAAAGATCTGTACTAGCCTTCAAAGTTTATTTGCACTGtaaaaaaatgaaactaaaaaagaaaactaattaaaatagtTCGAAAATATTGAATTTTAACTATAAGagtaaaataaagggtaaaataaatagtatcatgattgactttttagtgtaaaaatataattttttgttaaaataaacagtactggaaatttttcgttaaagttcgcTAAAAATGAATTGGACTGCACTATTGAAATCATCACCCCAAAATGGCGGAAaaaacttttatttaaaattcataGAATATAAGTTTAAGTGCTTATTCGCTAAAAATAGAGagaacaataaaaaaaagaaaatgtcagaAACACGGCTTTGAAGGTTTGACTGCTTAGCTGGGTTTGTTTGAGGAAAATAGATTTTAAAAAGtaataacattttaattaataaataatgatTAAACGACTACTTCTTCTGTTCAAAAAGCAAGGAAAtgcaatttttctttaattttcacTGTCACCAAACACGGCTCTGAAGCTTTGACTGCTTATTCATTCACCatcaaatttctaaatttataaaattaaaaaaattaaaacttggaACTTGGAACTTGGGAATTGTTTAAAAACCATAACATTCATTTTATATGTAGAGAGAATTATTTTGTCACCTTTCCAAGAGTGTAAGCAAGGGCAGCACCGGCAACTCCGGCACCGACAATGACAACATCCGTGCCGCTGGCAATCTCCGGGTGAAAACTGCCGTTCTGGGACGGCATTCTCACGTACCCATCTCCGTTAATGCCGCGGGAATCTTTCTCGACCACCTTCTTCTTCTCGCCGCTGAGAGTGGTGTTGATGATCATGAAGAAAACAGACCCCAGCAGAGAAACCAACACCCCACCAAGAACATACTGGTAATCCATCTTtgatatcaaaataaaaatatataccgctaaaattgaaaatttggaagaatggggattttggttttagctGTTCACAATCTGTAAACTTACGTGGTGGTTTTTGGTTGTGAATGTGAAGAGGAGAGAGTGCTTATGGTTGTGAGACAATGGGAACTTGAAAGCGTTTATATAGAGAGTTGTTGGGCAAAAGCTATAAGCTTTGATGGTTGGCGCCTACAGATGAAGTTTTGGGaccattttttaatattcatgtGAGGTTGTGGTAGGGTGTGGGTGATCCTAGGATAGAATGatgtgggatagagagagaggaaaaggaTAGAGTCACTTGTGGACAATTTAAAGGTGTCAATCGCAACATAATGCTAATCAACGGTCAGTTTTTTATGTTGAACTTTAACTCTACTATGATTGACTATATAAAGCACACAATCatcatcgtcgtcgtcgtcgttaTATTATTAGATTCAGATTGATTTCCTTAGTAAGAAATGGCATAATAGATGGGAGTTTTGA
This genomic interval from Malus domestica chromosome 05, GDT2T_hap1 contains the following:
- the LOC103441409 gene encoding squalene monooxygenase SE1-like, yielding MDYQYVLGGVLVSLLGSVFFMIINTTLSGEKKKVVEKDSRGINGDGYVRMPSQNGSFHPEIASGTDVVIVGAGVAGAALAYTLGKEGRRVHVIERDLSEPDRIVGELLQPGGYLKLIELGLEDCANESIDAQKVFGYALYKNRNDTKLSYPLENYTSDIAGRSFHNGRFIQKMRERVATLKNVTLEQGTVTTLIEEKGTVKGVLYKNRAGKEMRSYAPLTIVCDGCFSNLRRNLCTPKVDNPSCFVGLILENCELPHANHGHVILGDPSPILFYPISSTEVRCLVDVAGTKVPSVANGEMAKYLKTVVAPQVPPQLLKSFLAAVKKGNIRTMQNKSMPATPVPTPGAILLGDAFNMRHPLTGGGMTVALSDIVLLRDLLRPLTDLSDAPALCEYLESFYTLRKPVSSTINTLAGALYKVFCSSPDPARQEMREACFDYLSLGGICSYGPISLLSGLNPRPIHLFLHFFAVAVYGVGRLMIPFPTPKRLWLGTRLILGASGIIFPIIKGEGVRQMFFPATIPAYYNAPPLQ